Proteins from one Gossypium raimondii isolate GPD5lz chromosome 8, ASM2569854v1, whole genome shotgun sequence genomic window:
- the LOC105790521 gene encoding zinc finger protein CONSTANS-LIKE 9, which yields MGYNCDFCGHQRPVVYCRSDAACLCLSCDRNVHSANALSRRHSRTLLCERCNSQPALVRCTEERVSLCENCDWIGHGTSTSNSTHKRQTINCYSGCPSSAELSSLWPFFWQSPSPGESTCEKELGLMSITENIETTSWGPTGNTVSQNKNSAGVAEVNNDNNADMGSGWDGSSSILELRSPPLALDQPAGVTDTSLPKVSCPQTKRPSLYEDDLYDDFNMDEVDLNLDNYEELFGVALNHSEELFESGGIDSLFRTNDLSAADSDCRGAVAAEGSSVGLVNAIQPACSNGASADSVMSNKTDSVLCFTGRQAHSSLSFSGLTGESSGADYQDCGASSMLLMGEPPWCPPCTESSFQSSTRSNAVMRYKEKKKTRKFEKRVRYASRKARADVRKRVKGRFVKAGDAYDYDPLNQTQSF from the exons ATGGGTTACAATTGCGATTTCTGTGGGCATCAAAGGCCTGTGGTATATTGCCGGTCTGATGCAGCGTGTTTATGTTTATCATGTGATCGAAATGTCCATTCTGCTAATGCACTGTCGAGACGCCATTCAAGAACATTATTATGTGAGAGATGCAATTCACAGCCTGCTTTGGTTAGATGTACAGAGGAAAGGGTTTCCCTATGCGAAAACTGTGATTGGATAGGTCATGGTACATCTACCTCAAATTCGACACATAAGAGGCAAACAATCAATTGTTACTCTGGTTGTCCGTCATCTGCGGAACTTTCTTCCTTATGGCCCTTTTTTTGGCAGTCCCCTTCACCGGGTGAATCTACTTGTGAGAAGGAACTAGGTCTAATGAGCATCACTGAGAATATTGAAACGACTTCCTGGGGCCCTACAGGGAACACCGTTAGCCAGAATAAGAATAGTGCTGGTGTTGCAGAAGTTAATAATGACAATAATGCGGATATGGGAAGTGGCTGGGATGGGTCTTCTTCAATTCTGGAACTAAGATCTCCACCACTAGCTCTAGATCAGCCAGCTGGAGTAACTGATACGTCATTGCCCAAG GTATCCTGCCCTCAAACAAAACGTCCATCGCTTTATGAAGATGATCTCTACGATGACTTCAACATGGATGAAGTTGATTTGAACCTTGATAATTATGAAGAACTCTTTGGAGTAGCTCTCAATCACTCAGAAGAACTTTTTGAGAGTGGTGGAATTGACAGCTTATTCAGGACGAATGACTTGTCTGCTGCTGATTCTGACTGTCGTGGTGCTGTGGCTGCTGAG GGCTCATCTGTTGGACTTGTCAACGCAATCCAGCCAGCATGCAGCAATGGGGCATCTGCTGATTCTGTGATGAGCAATAAAACCGATTCAGTGCTTTGTTTCACTGGAAGGCAGGCTCATTCAAGCCTCTCATTTTCTGGCCTTACTGGAGagagtagcggagcagattaccAAGATTGTGGGGCTTCATCAATGCTTCTCATGGGAGAGCCTCCTTGGTGCCCTCCATGTACTGAGAGCTCCTTCCAATCATCAACTCGAAGCAATGCTGTAATGCGTTacaaggaaaagaagaagacaCGGAA GTTTGAGAAGCGAGTGAGATATGCATCTCGCAAAGCAAGGGCTGATGTGAGAAAGCGTGTGAAGGGACGCTTTGTCAAAGCCGGTGATGCCTATGATTATGATCCATTGAACCAAACTCAAAGCTTCTGA